In Thermoanaerobaculia bacterium, the following proteins share a genomic window:
- the dcm gene encoding DNA (cytosine-5-)-methyltransferase translates to MKVAGLFAGIGGIELGMHRAGHSTALLCEIEPGAQEVLKVRFEGVQLEPDVTTIASLPRSVDLLTAGFPCQDLSQAGRTLGIEGERSGLVGEVFRLLRKRRTPWVLLENVSFMLQLQRGRALEKIVASLEELGYSWAYRVVDSRFTGIPQRRERVYILASLEGDPRSVLLSEDSGPPMDLERTDWWEAPCGFYWTEGLRGLGWAFNSVPTLKGGSTVGIPSPPAIIFPNGSLAKPDIRDLERLQGFEPGWTSPAERVARPGHRWKLVGNAVTVDVANWIGRRLKTPLPYDDSVDQELTPGAPWPKSAWGIGGERFRSGASAWPEPSKSPDLSKFLQFPTSPLSVRAASGFMERAGRSSLRFPPRFLDAVRDHIRALA, encoded by the coding sequence ATGAAGGTCGCGGGGCTGTTCGCCGGGATCGGTGGCATCGAACTCGGAATGCACCGTGCGGGCCATTCGACGGCACTTCTCTGTGAGATCGAACCCGGCGCCCAGGAGGTCCTGAAGGTGCGGTTCGAAGGAGTCCAACTCGAGCCCGATGTCACCACCATTGCTTCCCTGCCGAGGAGTGTCGACCTCCTGACCGCTGGTTTCCCTTGTCAGGACCTCAGCCAAGCCGGCCGCACTCTCGGAATCGAAGGTGAGCGTTCGGGCCTCGTGGGCGAAGTGTTCCGCCTGCTCAGAAAACGCCGCACGCCCTGGGTCCTGCTGGAGAATGTCTCCTTCATGCTCCAGCTCCAGAGGGGGCGCGCTCTGGAGAAGATCGTCGCATCCCTCGAGGAACTCGGGTACTCCTGGGCCTATCGAGTCGTCGATTCCAGATTCACGGGAATTCCTCAACGGAGAGAGCGTGTCTATATCCTCGCATCGCTCGAGGGAGATCCCCGTTCGGTGCTGTTGTCCGAGGATTCCGGCCCTCCGATGGACTTGGAGCGGACGGACTGGTGGGAGGCTCCCTGTGGCTTCTACTGGACAGAAGGGCTCAGGGGGCTGGGATGGGCCTTCAACTCCGTTCCGACGCTCAAGGGGGGCTCGACTGTCGGGATCCCCTCACCGCCGGCCATCATTTTTCCCAACGGTTCTCTCGCGAAGCCGGATATTCGCGACCTCGAGCGTCTTCAGGGGTTCGAGCCGGGGTGGACCTCGCCTGCTGAGCGTGTCGCCCGACCCGGACACAGGTGGAAGCTGGTCGGCAATGCCGTCACCGTGGACGTTGCCAACTGGATTGGCCGAAGGCTGAAGACTCCTTTGCCTTACGACGATTCAGTCGATCAGGAATTGACTCCTGGCGCCCCATGGCCGAAGTCCGCATGGGGAATCGGAGGCGAGCGCTTCCGCTCGGGAGCCTCAGCTTGGCCAGAACCTTCGAAGAGCCCCGATCTCTCGAAATTCCTTCAGTTCCCGACCTCGCCGCTGTCGGTTCGTGCGGCGAGCGGCTTCATGGAGAGAGCAGGAAGAAGCTCGCTGCGCTTTCCCCCCAGATTCCTCGACGCAGTGAGGGACCACATTCGCGCTCTAGCTTGA
- a CDS encoding radical SAM protein, which yields MYQEATLPLFPMLPAAGRPAPDAEALRRRAGVDYFDLLVREILNKSESSLLPFDWTINPYRGCEFGCVYCYARSTHGFFESTSPDDFESRIFVKRNAAERLTQRLRKRDLRGQTIAIGTATDPYQPAEKHFGVTRSLLEVFSGVEGLNLSITTKSPLILKDLDLLAELDRRHAIEIHLSITTLDRELAKKLDPAAPDPQARLRAVERLAEAGIAVTVNCMPVMPGINDSEYELEPLFEAAAAAGAVDVHQQALSLKPASRAKFFPWLKAEFPHLLGMYQRLYAKSDYLEGSAKEQLLVNFRRLRTQYGFPRAQAARA from the coding sequence ATGTACCAGGAAGCCACCCTCCCGCTCTTTCCCATGCTCCCCGCGGCAGGACGCCCGGCACCGGATGCCGAGGCACTGCGCCGCCGTGCCGGGGTCGATTACTTCGACCTCCTGGTGCGCGAGATCCTCAACAAGTCGGAGTCCAGTCTTCTCCCCTTCGACTGGACGATCAATCCCTACCGGGGCTGCGAGTTCGGTTGCGTCTACTGCTACGCCCGCTCGACCCACGGCTTTTTCGAGTCGACCAGCCCGGACGACTTCGAGAGCCGGATCTTCGTCAAGCGAAACGCCGCCGAGCGACTCACCCAGCGGCTGCGCAAGCGCGACCTGCGGGGACAGACGATCGCCATCGGCACGGCGACCGATCCCTACCAGCCAGCGGAGAAGCACTTCGGCGTGACCAGGTCGCTGCTCGAGGTCTTCTCCGGGGTCGAGGGGCTCAACCTCTCGATCACCACCAAGTCGCCCCTGATCCTGAAGGACCTCGACCTGCTGGCGGAGCTCGACCGCCGCCACGCGATCGAGATTCACCTGTCGATCACCACCCTCGATCGCGAGCTGGCGAAGAAGCTCGATCCGGCGGCGCCCGACCCGCAGGCCCGCCTGCGCGCCGTCGAGCGCCTGGCCGAGGCGGGCATCGCGGTGACCGTCAACTGCATGCCGGTGATGCCCGGGATCAACGACAGCGAGTACGAGCTCGAGCCGCTCTTCGAGGCCGCGGCGGCGGCCGGCGCGGTCGACGTCCACCAGCAGGCGCTCTCGCTCAAGCCGGCGAGCCGCGCCAAGTTCTTCCCCTGGCTGAAGGCGGAGTTCCCTCACCTTCTGGGGATGTACCAGCGCCTCTACGCGAAGAGCGATTACCTCGAGGGCAGCGCCAAAGAGCAGCTGCTGGTGAACTTCCGCCGCCTGCGGACCCAGTACGGCTTCCCCCGCGCCCAGGCGGCGCGCGCCTGA
- the mutM gene encoding bifunctional DNA-formamidopyrimidine glycosylase/DNA-(apurinic or apyrimidinic site) lyase, giving the protein MPELPEIEVLKRSLEPRLVGRRVLEVRVHSPALREPLDRSSLESLAGRRIVRLSRRSKYLLLEVERGATLVIHLGMSGRLTLAPASAEREAHEHLSLRLDDAERLRLRDPRRFGLAFVAPTREIELDRHFRHLGAEPLAPALTGIQLSELARGRRGPVKSFLMDGRLLVGVGNIYATEALYRAGIHPARSVARIGAERWQRLADAVVATLEQAITEGGTTLNDFRDGAGREGEFQESLAVYGRAGEACPACGASLRRLVQAGRSTFYCPRCQR; this is encoded by the coding sequence ATGCCCGAGCTGCCCGAGATCGAGGTCCTGAAACGCAGCCTCGAGCCCCGCCTGGTCGGCCGCCGGGTGCTCGAAGTCAGGGTCCATTCGCCGGCCCTGCGCGAGCCGCTCGACCGGAGCTCTCTCGAGAGCCTCGCCGGACGGCGGATCGTGCGCCTGTCCCGGCGGAGCAAATACCTCCTGCTCGAAGTCGAGCGCGGGGCGACGCTGGTCATCCATCTGGGCATGAGCGGCCGTCTGACGCTCGCCCCGGCGTCGGCCGAGCGCGAGGCGCACGAGCACCTGAGCCTGCGCCTCGACGACGCAGAGCGACTGCGGCTGCGGGATCCGCGTCGCTTCGGCCTCGCCTTCGTCGCGCCGACCCGGGAGATCGAGCTGGATCGCCACTTCCGCCACCTCGGGGCGGAACCGCTCGCTCCGGCGCTCACCGGTATCCAGCTCTCCGAGCTGGCGCGGGGGCGCCGCGGGCCGGTCAAGAGCTTTCTGATGGACGGGCGCCTCCTGGTCGGAGTCGGCAACATCTACGCCACCGAGGCGCTCTACCGCGCCGGTATCCATCCCGCCCGGTCGGTCGCCCGGATCGGGGCGGAGCGCTGGCAGAGGCTGGCGGACGCCGTCGTCGCGACTCTCGAACAGGCGATCACCGAGGGCGGCACGACGCTCAACGACTTCCGCGACGGTGCCGGGCGCGAGGGCGAGTTCCAGGAATCGCTCGCCGTCTACGGCCGCGCGGGGGAGGCCTGTCCGGCCTGTGGTGCCTCCCTGCGGCGCCTCGTCCAGGCCGGCAGGAGCACCTTCTACTGTCCGCGCTGTCAGCGGTAG
- the udk gene encoding uridine kinase — translation MSAMILGVAGGTGSGKTTVAREILEAVRPDRIAFLAQDNYYRDVDWESPEQLLAYNFDHPDAIDTPLFVEHLRALKAGCAVELPVYDFVSHRRTAVSRRIEPRPVVLVEGILLFAEPEIRALLDFKVFVDTDSDVRLVRRIRRDLTERGRAVGDVLRQYMGTVRPMHLEFVEPSKRYADVIVPEGGENRVALEMVVARVEQLLVPAESRV, via the coding sequence ATGAGCGCGATGATCCTCGGAGTCGCCGGCGGGACCGGTTCGGGCAAGACCACGGTGGCGCGAGAGATCCTCGAAGCGGTCCGGCCGGACAGGATCGCTTTCCTCGCCCAGGACAACTACTACCGCGACGTCGACTGGGAGAGCCCAGAGCAGCTCCTGGCGTACAACTTCGATCACCCGGACGCCATCGACACGCCGCTCTTCGTGGAGCACCTGCGCGCCCTGAAGGCCGGCTGCGCGGTCGAGCTCCCGGTCTACGACTTCGTGAGCCATCGCCGCACGGCGGTGTCGCGGCGGATCGAGCCGCGGCCGGTCGTGCTGGTGGAGGGGATCCTGCTCTTCGCCGAACCGGAGATCCGGGCGCTGCTCGACTTCAAGGTCTTCGTCGACACCGATTCCGACGTCCGTCTCGTGCGTCGCATCCGGCGCGACCTCACCGAGCGCGGTCGGGCGGTCGGGGACGTCCTGCGCCAGTACATGGGCACCGTGCGCCCGATGCACCTCGAGTTCGTCGAGCCCTCCAAGCGCTACGCCGACGTGATCGTGCCGGAAGGCGGCGAGAACCGCGTCGCCCTCGAGATGGTCGTGGCGCGCGTCGAGCAGCTCCTGGTGCCGGCCGAATCCCGGGTCTGA
- a CDS encoding nitrous oxide-stimulated promoter family protein, which yields MNRLEEGRLRREWRTLDAMIAIACRGRDHERAAGGRRALCPDCAELRAYAEQRLLRCPFGEKKPTCNNCQVHCYRPEMRQRVREVMIFAGPRMLLRHPVLALLHLVVDERRPAPPKPARNPQRPATPPTAPVGCETLSR from the coding sequence ATGAACCGGCTCGAGGAGGGACGCCTGCGCCGCGAGTGGCGCACCCTCGACGCGATGATCGCGATCGCCTGCCGCGGCCGCGATCACGAGCGCGCGGCGGGCGGCCGAAGAGCGCTCTGCCCGGACTGCGCGGAGCTGCGCGCCTACGCCGAACAGCGACTCCTGCGCTGCCCATTCGGGGAGAAGAAGCCGACCTGCAACAACTGCCAGGTGCACTGCTACCGCCCCGAGATGCGCCAGCGGGTACGCGAAGTGATGATCTTCGCCGGGCCGCGCATGCTCCTGCGTCACCCGGTGCTCGCACTCCTTCATCTGGTGGTCGACGAGCGCCGCCCGGCGCCGCCGAAACCGGCACGGAACCCGCAGCGCCCCGCGACCCCGCCGACCGCTCCCGTCGGCTGCGAGACTCTCAGCCGCTGA
- a CDS encoding SLC13 family permease produces the protein MATTIVLVLLVFMLVASAFEWLAVDVVALTLLAALLVTGQVSLTEGISGFSDTAVITVLFMMILSEAVTDSGLIAQVGHRISRLAGGSWGRSVALLLVVCGALSMFINNTAAVAMFLPVAIQIAKQHRKGPSKLLLPLNYAAVIGGTCTLVGTSTNILVSSLAEARGLPAIGMFELFPMGIVLFGCGMLYNALLVRYLPERGDATSLTSKYQLTTFLTEVKVPAASRLVGRTVVDEEISDRYHLNVLEILRGTKKIAFDLRNTPLAPEDILIVRGTMADIVQFKEQQQLLLLSDIKLSDANLSDEDNVLAEMQLSPSSTLEGTSLREIDFRRRFGAFVLALSRTGELIREKLSLIPLKRWDTLLVFGPRRSVEQLYKLDDFLPLQEVDLRLRLHSRWWLHAAALVGTIVAATFFDVPLLKAALVAIVALLVTRVVRIQRVYRSVNWSVYFLLAATLPLGIAVERAGLARELGEWIAVRGGDLGPWAALALLYFVTMVLTEVLSNASTAVLMVPVALATSTALGVDSRPFLMAVAFAASNGFVTPIGYQTNAMIYGAGNYRYKDFLVAGIPLNLLFWVLASLLLPVIWPFSG, from the coding sequence ATGGCGACGACGATCGTACTCGTGCTGCTGGTCTTCATGCTCGTCGCATCGGCGTTCGAGTGGCTGGCGGTCGACGTCGTCGCGCTCACTCTGCTGGCGGCCCTCCTCGTCACCGGCCAGGTCAGCCTCACGGAAGGGATCTCGGGCTTCTCCGACACGGCGGTGATCACCGTGCTGTTCATGATGATCCTCTCCGAGGCGGTCACCGACAGCGGCCTGATCGCACAGGTCGGGCATCGCATCAGCCGCCTGGCCGGCGGCTCGTGGGGGCGGTCGGTTGCGCTGCTGCTCGTCGTCTGCGGCGCCCTCTCGATGTTCATCAACAACACGGCGGCGGTGGCGATGTTCCTGCCGGTGGCGATCCAGATCGCCAAGCAGCACCGCAAGGGGCCCTCGAAGCTCCTCCTGCCACTCAATTACGCCGCGGTGATCGGCGGCACCTGCACGCTCGTCGGAACCTCCACCAACATCCTGGTGTCGTCGCTCGCCGAGGCCCGCGGGCTGCCGGCGATCGGCATGTTCGAGCTCTTCCCGATGGGCATCGTCCTCTTCGGCTGCGGCATGCTCTACAACGCCCTGCTCGTACGCTACCTCCCCGAGCGCGGCGACGCCACGAGCCTGACCTCCAAGTACCAGCTCACGACTTTCCTCACCGAGGTGAAGGTACCGGCGGCCTCGCGGCTGGTCGGACGTACGGTGGTCGACGAGGAGATCAGCGATCGCTACCACCTGAACGTGCTCGAGATTCTCCGCGGCACGAAGAAGATCGCCTTCGATCTGCGCAACACCCCGCTCGCGCCCGAAGACATCCTCATCGTCCGCGGCACCATGGCCGACATCGTGCAGTTCAAGGAGCAGCAGCAGCTCCTGCTGCTCTCGGACATCAAGCTCTCGGACGCCAACCTCTCCGACGAGGACAACGTCCTCGCCGAGATGCAGCTCTCGCCGTCGTCGACGCTCGAGGGCACTTCGCTCCGCGAGATCGACTTCCGGCGGCGATTCGGCGCCTTCGTCCTCGCGCTCTCGCGCACCGGCGAGCTGATCCGCGAGAAACTATCGCTCATTCCGCTCAAGCGCTGGGACACGCTGCTCGTCTTCGGCCCCCGGAGGAGCGTCGAGCAGCTCTACAAGCTCGACGACTTCCTGCCGCTCCAGGAGGTCGACCTGCGGCTGCGACTGCATTCGCGCTGGTGGCTTCACGCCGCGGCGCTCGTCGGGACGATCGTCGCCGCTACCTTCTTCGACGTGCCACTTCTCAAAGCGGCCCTCGTGGCGATCGTCGCTCTCCTTGTGACCCGGGTGGTGCGCATCCAGCGCGTCTATCGTTCGGTCAACTGGTCGGTCTACTTCCTGCTCGCGGCGACTCTGCCGCTGGGCATCGCCGTGGAGCGGGCCGGCCTCGCGAGGGAGCTCGGGGAGTGGATCGCGGTCCGGGGCGGCGACCTGGGCCCCTGGGCAGCCCTGGCCCTTCTCTACTTCGTGACGATGGTGCTCACGGAAGTCCTCTCGAACGCCTCGACCGCGGTGCTGATGGTACCGGTGGCGCTCGCCACGTCGACCGCGCTCGGCGTCGACAGCCGGCCATTCCTCATGGCCGTCGCCTTCGCGGCCTCGAACGGCTTCGTCACCCCCATCGGATACCAGACGAACGCCATGATCTACGGCGCCGGCAACTATCGCTACAAGGACTTCCTCGTCGCCGGCATTCCGCTGAACCTGCTGTTCTGGGTCCTCGCGAGCCTACTGCTGCCGGTGATCTGGCCGTTCAGCGGCTGA
- a CDS encoding 6-carboxytetrahydropterin synthase, giving the protein MGPTDYDLRVARYRLDVHAAFEAAHHLLSYRGGKEPSHGHSWRVSIEIVASGLDSEGMAFDFVAARGALMELAARFDHRDINTVPPFDSLSPTTEALATWFCEQMQQRLPTARIRSATVWEGPNCSATYYPDGESGS; this is encoded by the coding sequence ATGGGTCCGACCGACTACGATTTACGGGTGGCCCGCTATCGCCTCGACGTCCACGCCGCCTTCGAAGCGGCGCACCACCTGCTCTCCTATCGCGGCGGGAAAGAGCCGTCGCACGGCCACAGCTGGCGGGTCTCGATCGAAATCGTCGCGTCCGGGCTCGACAGCGAGGGGATGGCGTTCGATTTCGTCGCCGCGCGCGGCGCGCTGATGGAGCTCGCCGCGCGCTTCGACCACCGAGACATCAATACCGTGCCGCCCTTCGACTCGCTGAGCCCGACGACCGAGGCCCTGGCCACCTGGTTTTGCGAGCAGATGCAGCAGCGGCTGCCGACGGCGCGAATTCGCTCGGCGACCGTCTGGGAGGGCCCGAACTGCAGCGCCACCTACTATCCCGACGGCGAGAGCGGGTCGTGA
- a CDS encoding O-methyltransferase — protein MTAKDRPAKTRRAPSPILRPAQAKYLETLRPFRDALVAEMEKYAAENDIPIALPDLGRLLEALAGSRPAGRILEIGAAIGYGTLRLARGAREGKVVTIERDPARIAVARQYLETGGVLSRVELLEGEALEVLRGVRGPFDLVYIDGDKRDYRRCLDLTLPLLAIGGYVVVDNLLWHGSIADPKLLTEGDTDAREIERFNPYFMIHPQLSTVLLPLGDGVGLGVKKKMTIREMGGPF, from the coding sequence ATGACTGCCAAGGACCGTCCCGCGAAGACACGGCGCGCGCCCTCGCCGATCCTGCGCCCGGCGCAGGCAAAATATCTCGAGACGCTGCGCCCGTTCCGCGATGCGCTCGTCGCGGAGATGGAGAAGTACGCCGCCGAGAACGACATTCCGATCGCCCTGCCGGACCTCGGGCGCCTGCTCGAGGCTCTTGCCGGGAGCCGCCCCGCCGGACGCATTCTGGAGATCGGGGCGGCGATCGGCTACGGGACGCTGCGTCTGGCGCGCGGCGCCCGCGAAGGCAAGGTCGTCACGATCGAACGCGATCCGGCGCGAATTGCCGTCGCTCGCCAGTACCTCGAGACCGGCGGGGTGCTGTCGCGGGTCGAGCTGCTCGAGGGCGAGGCTCTGGAGGTCCTGCGCGGGGTGCGCGGACCGTTCGACCTGGTCTACATCGACGGCGACAAGCGCGACTACCGGCGCTGCCTCGACCTGACGCTGCCGCTGCTCGCGATCGGCGGCTACGTCGTCGTGGACAATCTCCTCTGGCACGGCTCGATCGCCGACCCGAAGCTGCTCACCGAGGGCGACACCGACGCCCGCGAGATCGAGCGCTTCAACCCCTACTTCATGATTCACCCGCAGCTCTCGACCGTCCTGCTGCCGCTGGGTGACGGCGTCGGCCTCGGCGTCAAGAAGAAGATGACGATCCGCGAGATGGGCGGCCCGTTCTAG
- a CDS encoding thioredoxin family protein codes for MRSFPRITRRFNFKVSPGVALAVVAAAAAIAALALPQAAWAVLAVGQPAPAFELQDLDGKTVSLAAFRGKTVVLEWINPNCPVSRDYAERNVMSTTAAAHPEVVWLAINSTNRTHGDFVAPTAHKAYNQKNGIAYPVLYDSSGDTGRAYEAKTTPHMFVIDGGGKLVYNGAIDSRSETANVNYVDAALTALAAGKSPDPSTTKPVGCSVKY; via the coding sequence ATGAGATCGTTTCCCCGAATCACCCGCAGGTTCAACTTCAAAGTGTCGCCCGGGGTCGCCCTGGCAGTCGTCGCTGCGGCCGCAGCCATCGCCGCCCTGGCCCTGCCGCAAGCGGCGTGGGCGGTGCTCGCGGTCGGCCAGCCGGCTCCCGCCTTCGAGCTTCAGGACCTGGACGGCAAGACCGTCTCGCTCGCCGCCTTCCGCGGCAAGACGGTGGTCCTCGAATGGATCAACCCGAACTGTCCGGTGTCGCGCGACTACGCGGAGCGCAACGTCATGTCGACGACCGCTGCGGCGCATCCGGAAGTGGTCTGGCTGGCGATCAACAGCACCAACCGGACGCACGGCGATTTCGTCGCGCCGACGGCGCACAAGGCGTACAACCAGAAGAACGGCATCGCCTATCCGGTGCTCTACGACTCCTCGGGCGACACCGGGCGCGCCTACGAAGCCAAGACGACGCCGCACATGTTCGTCATCGACGGCGGCGGCAAGCTGGTCTACAACGGCGCGATCGACAGCCGGTCGGAGACCGCGAACGTCAACTATGTCGATGCCGCCCTCACCGCCCTCGCCGCCGGCAAGAGTCCCGATCCCTCGACCACCAAGCCGGTCGGCTGCTCGGTCAAGTACTGA
- a CDS encoding DUF4388 domain-containing protein codes for MSISGSLEDVAVGDVLQFIHLGKRTGTLELERDGEHARFGFKEGALVAARAPGAPRLGELLVQRGFLDAAALAGAMARQSDGASRRSLGRLLVEGGLLRREELESVVRLQLELAVEQVFRWERGSFDFALDEIKPIDEIGTEDFDLDPAGGLASNVVLLEAARIFDERDRLGVARTLGEASDDAFDGLIDEEVGTFAGPVIRVLSPDREFIRQLRLAVGGRATLRRVTLARAADAPEEEDSDILLIDARAEALDAELLGTVREARPEARLVVLVDSNSTMQIAYRHGAVAAVPAELETVSACLANLLDTPTARREGSEGRGEPGLRRLQRVFGDLKSGLASATVALNLMQLVSESYERAVIFLVKRDRLAPLGAFGFARNGSPLANAVRRLEIVPGGLLQEALATSQVRTATFQNAQLPAALEAILGAPANDQVVVFPVAGSERVIAAVYADNGTTQRPLRDVELLEVAAEQVGIAFENELLRRQLAR; via the coding sequence ATGTCGATCTCCGGCAGCCTCGAGGACGTCGCGGTCGGCGATGTCCTGCAGTTCATCCATCTCGGCAAGCGCACCGGGACGCTCGAGCTCGAGCGCGACGGCGAGCACGCCCGTTTCGGCTTCAAGGAGGGGGCGCTGGTCGCGGCGCGGGCTCCCGGCGCGCCACGCCTGGGCGAGCTGCTCGTGCAGCGGGGCTTCCTCGATGCCGCCGCCCTCGCGGGGGCGATGGCGCGACAGTCCGACGGCGCGAGCCGCCGGTCGCTCGGCCGTCTGCTCGTCGAAGGCGGCCTGTTGCGCCGCGAGGAGCTCGAGAGCGTCGTCCGGCTGCAGCTCGAGCTCGCGGTCGAACAGGTCTTCCGGTGGGAGCGCGGCAGTTTCGATTTCGCCCTCGACGAGATCAAGCCGATCGACGAGATCGGCACGGAGGACTTCGACCTCGACCCCGCGGGCGGACTCGCCTCGAACGTCGTCCTGCTCGAAGCGGCGCGGATCTTCGACGAGCGCGACCGCCTCGGTGTCGCGCGGACGCTCGGCGAGGCGTCGGACGACGCCTTCGATGGCCTCATCGACGAAGAGGTCGGGACCTTCGCCGGCCCCGTCATCCGGGTTCTGTCGCCGGATCGAGAGTTCATCCGGCAGCTGCGGCTCGCCGTCGGCGGCCGCGCCACCCTGCGCCGGGTAACACTCGCCCGGGCCGCCGACGCTCCGGAGGAAGAGGACTCCGACATCCTGCTCATCGACGCCCGGGCCGAGGCTCTCGATGCCGAGCTCCTGGGGACGGTCCGGGAGGCTCGGCCCGAGGCGCGGCTCGTCGTACTGGTCGACTCGAACTCCACCATGCAGATCGCCTACCGCCACGGCGCGGTCGCCGCCGTTCCGGCCGAGCTCGAAACCGTGAGCGCCTGCCTGGCCAATCTGCTCGATACTCCGACGGCCCGCCGCGAAGGCAGCGAAGGCCGGGGCGAGCCGGGGTTGCGGCGCCTGCAGCGGGTCTTCGGCGACCTGAAATCGGGGCTCGCCAGCGCCACGGTAGCGCTCAATCTCATGCAGCTGGTCTCGGAATCTTACGAGCGTGCCGTGATCTTCCTGGTCAAGCGCGACCGGCTCGCGCCGCTCGGCGCCTTCGGCTTCGCCCGCAACGGCAGCCCGTTGGCGAACGCCGTCCGTCGCCTCGAGATCGTGCCGGGCGGGCTGCTGCAGGAGGCGCTCGCCACCTCCCAGGTGCGCACCGCGACCTTTCAGAACGCCCAGCTGCCGGCCGCTCTCGAGGCGATTCTCGGCGCGCCGGCGAACGACCAGGTCGTCGTCTTTCCGGTGGCGGGCAGCGAACGCGTCATCGCCGCCGTCTACGCCGACAACGGCACGACGCAGCGTCCGCTGCGCGACGTCGAGCTGCTGGAGGTCGCGGCGGAGCAGGTCGGCATCGCCTTCGAGAACGAGCTGCTGCGCCGCCAGCTCGCGCGCTGA
- a CDS encoding response regulator: MPSATPGKVTVVIVDDSSSVRAVLRRLLARAPGIQVIGEAADGETAVDLVERLRPDVLLLDIVMPQLDGFGVLARLGRGRPVPAILLTSRADRAEVRAAFQALGSGAVELLPKPDDPESWRLLAETLPAVVRAASAAKLPAVPAAPEQRLPHLPPSHPLPPLDPLAAPGPSSPAAPRPRSGREVSWLAIGASTGGPAAVRDLLANLPAPAPFPILIVQHIASGFETGLAEWLASTLGLDVRIALAGELPGPGAVRIAPGGVHLRLGPDGRLELDDVTPPRRGHRPSADELFHSLARGAASRGVAVLLTGMGTDGANGLRELRTAGALCFAQDEASSAVFGMPRAAIELGAAELVAAPSAIGGEIARRLRETR; the protein is encoded by the coding sequence GTGCCGTCCGCCACCCCAGGCAAGGTCACGGTCGTCATCGTCGACGACTCGTCGTCGGTGCGCGCCGTCCTGCGACGTCTCCTCGCCCGCGCGCCGGGCATCCAGGTCATCGGCGAAGCGGCCGACGGCGAAACCGCCGTCGATCTCGTCGAGCGTCTGCGGCCCGATGTCCTCCTGCTCGACATCGTGATGCCGCAGCTCGACGGCTTCGGAGTTCTCGCGCGCCTCGGGCGCGGGCGTCCGGTGCCGGCGATCCTGCTCACCTCGCGGGCCGATCGCGCCGAAGTGCGTGCGGCCTTTCAGGCGCTCGGTTCCGGCGCGGTCGAGCTCCTGCCGAAACCCGACGATCCGGAGAGCTGGCGCCTCCTGGCCGAGACGCTGCCGGCCGTGGTCCGCGCCGCGAGCGCGGCGAAGTTGCCGGCGGTGCCCGCCGCGCCGGAACAGCGGCTCCCGCATCTGCCTCCGTCGCATCCCTTGCCTCCTCTCGATCCTCTCGCCGCGCCGGGTCCGAGTTCTCCGGCCGCGCCCCGACCCCGGTCCGGCCGCGAGGTCTCCTGGCTGGCGATCGGCGCCTCGACCGGCGGGCCGGCGGCCGTGCGCGATCTGCTCGCCAACCTCCCGGCGCCGGCGCCGTTCCCGATCCTCATCGTCCAGCACATCGCGAGCGGCTTCGAGACCGGCCTCGCGGAGTGGCTCGCCTCCACCCTCGGACTCGACGTGCGGATCGCCCTCGCCGGTGAGCTGCCGGGCCCGGGAGCGGTGCGCATCGCACCCGGCGGCGTCCATCTGCGACTGGGGCCGGACGGGCGCCTCGAGCTCGACGACGTCACGCCGCCCCGTCGCGGGCACCGGCCGTCGGCCGACGAGCTGTTTCATTCTCTTGCGCGCGGCGCCGCCTCGCGCGGGGTGGCGGTACTGCTGACCGGCATGGGGACCGACGGCGCCAACGGCCTGCGCGAGCTGCGCACGGCGGGGGCGCTCTGCTTTGCCCAGGATGAGGCGAGCTCGGCAGTCTTCGGCATGCCGCGGGCGGCGATCGAGCTCGGAGCCGCGGAGCTCGTCGCCGCGCCCTCGGCGATCGGGGGGGAGATCGCCCGGCGCTTGCGGGAGACGCGATGA